In Microbacterium sp. 1.5R, the following are encoded in one genomic region:
- a CDS encoding alkaline phosphatase family protein, translating into MSLILPSESPAARSVVGVADDVFAALRGESATLPRAESVVLVLIDGLGAISLRAHAGHARALTAGMAKKDVAHSVFPSTTAAALTSILTGTWPGQHGLVGYRVLDPDRDVLVNQLTGWESEGLDPATWQAAPTVFERARSEGRPTFAVGVAAYAGSGFTRATLRGADFVAAQTPAERVEAAYDLAERHPGSLVYCYLPEADKAGHRYGLDSAHWIAALEEIDAALSRRVPPGVGVLVTSDHGMLDVPAHRQIVLEAEHLEGVRHLGGEPRMLHVYVEPDADASAVAERWVRDLDGVADVGTRDQVIAAGLFGPEVTEAASSRIGDVLVVARGNGAVYDGTAADQRGRGMIGQHGGLTPEERQVPLLRFGAFAR; encoded by the coding sequence ATGTCCCTCATTCTACCGTCCGAGTCGCCGGCAGCCCGGAGCGTCGTCGGGGTGGCGGACGACGTGTTCGCCGCTCTGCGCGGTGAGTCCGCGACCCTGCCGCGGGCTGAGTCCGTCGTCCTCGTGCTCATCGACGGCCTCGGCGCCATCAGTCTGCGCGCCCATGCCGGCCACGCCAGAGCGCTCACCGCCGGCATGGCGAAGAAGGATGTCGCCCATTCGGTCTTCCCGTCGACCACCGCGGCGGCTCTCACCAGCATCCTCACGGGCACATGGCCCGGCCAGCATGGACTGGTCGGCTACCGGGTCCTCGATCCCGACAGGGACGTGCTGGTCAACCAGCTCACGGGCTGGGAATCGGAAGGTCTCGATCCGGCGACGTGGCAGGCGGCTCCGACGGTCTTCGAGCGCGCCAGGTCAGAGGGTCGTCCGACCTTCGCCGTCGGCGTCGCGGCGTACGCGGGGAGCGGGTTCACCCGTGCGACGCTGCGCGGTGCCGACTTCGTCGCCGCCCAGACACCCGCCGAGCGAGTGGAGGCCGCATACGACCTCGCGGAGCGCCACCCGGGCTCGCTCGTCTACTGCTACCTGCCCGAGGCCGACAAGGCGGGGCACAGATACGGCCTCGACTCCGCGCACTGGATCGCCGCGCTCGAGGAGATCGACGCCGCGCTCTCACGACGTGTGCCGCCGGGTGTCGGTGTGCTCGTAACGTCGGACCACGGCATGCTCGACGTGCCGGCGCACCGGCAGATCGTTCTCGAGGCAGAGCACCTCGAGGGAGTTCGCCATCTCGGTGGGGAACCGCGGATGCTGCACGTCTATGTCGAACCGGATGCCGACGCATCTGCGGTCGCCGAGCGGTGGGTTCGTGACCTCGACGGCGTCGCTGATGTCGGAACCCGGGATCAGGTGATCGCGGCGGGGTTGTTCGGCCCGGAGGTGACCGAGGCGGCCTCATCGCGGATCGGCGATGTCCTCGTCGTGGCCCGGGGCAACGGTGCCGTCTACGACGGCACGGCTGCAGACCAGCGCGGCCGTGGAATGATCGGGCAGCACGGGGGGCTGACTCCGGAAGAGCGTCAGGTTCCGCTGCTCAGGTTCGGAGCCTTCGCGCGCTGA